The following proteins are co-located in the Pyrococcus abyssi GE5 genome:
- a CDS encoding EMC3/TMCO1 family protein, producing MLEGIYLALDELFGPMLKSTHPMWVVTVAGIILGAFFVFLNYVFVDQEKMKRLQKMAREFQEEFKKARESGDEKKLKKLQQKQLEILRMQNELMKDAFFKPMLISWPIIIIFWGWLRRWYFEVAIVKYPFNFFLFDIFHKMYHSALRPDELGYFGWYFLTSYVVGSVLRKILDMA from the coding sequence ATGCTTGAAGGAATATACCTAGCTCTCGACGAGCTATTCGGCCCAATGTTGAAGAGTACTCATCCAATGTGGGTTGTAACGGTGGCAGGAATAATACTTGGAGCATTCTTCGTTTTCCTGAACTATGTCTTCGTCGACCAGGAGAAAATGAAGAGGCTACAAAAGATGGCTAGGGAATTTCAAGAAGAGTTTAAAAAGGCCAGGGAAAGCGGTGATGAGAAAAAGCTCAAGAAGTTACAGCAAAAGCAATTAGAAATATTGAGAATGCAAAATGAGTTAATGAAAGATGCATTCTTCAAGCCGATGCTGATAAGCTGGCCAATTATAATAATCTTCTGGGGTTGGCTCAGGAGATGGTACTTTGAGGTTGCCATAGTGAAGTATCCCTTCAACTTCTTCCTGTTCGACATCTTCCACAAGATGTATCACTCGGCCCTGAGACCAGATGAGCTCGGCTACTTCGGCTGGTACTTCCTAACGAGTTATGTTGTGGGTTCGGTATTAAGGAAGATACTCGATATGGCTTAA
- the secY gene encoding preprotein translocase subunit SecY has product MGARDIIYAIEKWFPEVERPKKHVPLKEKFMWTGLALILYYVLAEIPVYGIPERIQDYFQFLRVVLAGRNGSILTLGIGPIVTAGIILQLLVGSEIIKLDLANPEDRRFYQALQRVFSVFMCFLEAAIWVLGGAFGRVGVDVTYAIAALMILQLAFGGIILIVLDELVSKWGIGSGISLFIAAGVSQRILTRSLNPLTDPNIIDPLTGKPAIVGAIPYFIQHILKGDLKGALYRGGTAPDMMAVIATIIVFLVVVYFESMRVEIPLGYRGVTIRGRYPIRFLYVSNIPIILTFALYANIQLWARVLDRLGHPWLGTFDPTTGNPVGGFVLYVIPPRSIFTVIDNPVRALVYLILTVISSLIFGFLWVELTGLDARTIARQLQRAGLQIPGFRRDPRTLERVLQKYIPYVTFWGSLTVALIAVLADFLGALGTGTGILLTVGILYRFYEEIAREQISEMFPALRRFFAT; this is encoded by the coding sequence GATCCTCTATTATGTTCTCGCGGAGATCCCCGTTTATGGTATTCCCGAGAGAATACAAGACTACTTTCAGTTTCTAAGAGTCGTCCTCGCTGGTAGGAACGGATCAATACTAACCCTAGGGATTGGGCCCATAGTTACCGCAGGTATAATCCTTCAGCTCCTCGTTGGTTCTGAAATAATAAAACTCGATCTTGCTAATCCCGAAGATAGGAGATTTTATCAGGCTTTACAGAGGGTATTTTCTGTATTCATGTGTTTCTTAGAGGCGGCCATTTGGGTCCTCGGTGGAGCGTTTGGTAGGGTAGGTGTGGATGTAACCTACGCTATAGCGGCGTTGATGATACTCCAGTTGGCATTCGGTGGTATAATCTTAATAGTCCTAGACGAATTGGTTAGCAAGTGGGGAATAGGAAGCGGAATAAGCCTCTTCATAGCCGCGGGAGTCTCCCAGAGAATACTGACTAGAAGCCTAAATCCACTCACGGACCCTAACATAATAGACCCTCTAACGGGTAAGCCCGCGATAGTTGGCGCAATTCCTTACTTCATCCAGCACATACTTAAGGGCGACCTCAAGGGAGCCCTCTATAGAGGTGGAACTGCCCCAGACATGATGGCGGTGATAGCTACCATAATAGTGTTCCTAGTTGTCGTGTACTTTGAGAGCATGCGCGTTGAAATACCGTTAGGATACAGGGGTGTCACGATTAGAGGTAGGTATCCCATAAGGTTCCTGTACGTTAGTAACATTCCGATAATCTTGACCTTCGCATTGTATGCAAACATTCAGCTATGGGCCAGGGTACTTGACAGGCTTGGCCACCCATGGCTTGGAACCTTTGACCCAACGACAGGAAATCCAGTAGGGGGATTCGTGCTTTATGTAATTCCCCCAAGGAGCATCTTCACAGTCATTGACAATCCAGTTAGGGCTTTAGTGTACCTAATACTAACCGTGATTTCAAGCTTAATCTTCGGATTCCTATGGGTCGAGCTTACGGGGCTTGACGCTAGAACAATAGCCAGACAGCTTCAGAGAGCTGGACTGCAAATTCCTGGGTTTAGGAGGGATCCAAGAACTTTGGAGAGGGTACTGCAGAAGTACATACCCTACGTAACGTTCTGGGGATCATTGACGGTAGCGCTAATAGCAGTGCTCGCCGATTTCCTGGGCGCGTTAGGAACTGGAACCGGAATACTCCTTACAGTCGGTATACTATACAGGTTCTACGAAGAGATAGCTAGAGAGCAGATAAGCGAAATGTTCCCCGCCTTAAGAAGGTTCTTCGCAACTTGA
- a CDS encoding (2Fe-2S)-binding protein: protein MRIVCRCNDVTVEDIERLIDEGVTDLEELRRLLRIGMGPCQGRTCIPILISILARKTGKRMEDIPLPNARFPIRPVKVEALLGGEGEE, encoded by the coding sequence ATGAGAATAGTTTGCAGGTGTAACGATGTTACCGTTGAGGACATTGAAAGGTTGATTGATGAGGGCGTAACGGACCTTGAAGAGTTAAGAAGGCTACTTAGGATTGGAATGGGGCCATGTCAAGGGAGGACGTGCATTCCAATTCTGATCTCTATCTTGGCAAGAAAGACTGGTAAAAGAATGGAGGATATACCACTTCCAAATGCGAGGTTCCCGATAAGGCCCGTGAAAGTTGAGGCTCTCCTTGGTGGGGAGGGAGAGGAATGA
- a CDS encoding NAD(P)/FAD-dependent oxidoreductase, with protein sequence MIGVIGGGIIGVATAYELAKLGEEVVVFEKRYFGSGSTFRCASGIRAQFTDEANIKLMKYSIERWKELSEELGHNIMFQQTGYLFLATTEEEVEAFKKNIKLQNRFGVPTKLITPEEAKEIVPPLNVEEFLAGAWNPEDGKASPFHTLYAYKKAGEKLGVKFYPYTEVVWIDGGREHKWKIKTTKGEFEVDVIVNATNAWGSRINSMIGKDIVPITPFKHQLVKTEPLERGQIEPLVCPPAWNDSYVIQDGEDGGVICGTALEYKSDPDDVTPTYDFVKEVLKWAVKIIPALRHVHVVRQWAGHYAKTPDNNPAIGELVEDFYVAIGFSGHGFMMAPAVAQALAERIVKGRTKVPLDWEWYDPYRFERGELRTSAFQIG encoded by the coding sequence ATGATTGGGGTCATTGGAGGAGGAATAATTGGAGTTGCAACTGCCTATGAACTCGCAAAGCTTGGAGAGGAAGTGGTGGTGTTCGAGAAAAGATACTTTGGCTCAGGTTCAACTTTCAGATGTGCAAGTGGCATTAGGGCTCAATTTACCGATGAAGCTAATATAAAGCTAATGAAGTATTCAATTGAAAGGTGGAAAGAGCTGAGCGAAGAGCTCGGGCATAATATAATGTTCCAGCAGACGGGTTACTTATTCTTGGCGACTACGGAGGAGGAAGTTGAAGCTTTCAAGAAAAATATAAAGCTTCAAAACAGATTTGGAGTTCCTACTAAGCTAATTACTCCCGAGGAAGCTAAAGAAATAGTTCCTCCTCTTAACGTGGAAGAATTCCTTGCTGGCGCTTGGAATCCAGAAGATGGTAAGGCTAGCCCCTTCCATACGTTATACGCTTACAAAAAAGCAGGAGAGAAGCTGGGGGTCAAGTTCTATCCATATACAGAAGTTGTTTGGATAGATGGGGGTAGGGAACATAAGTGGAAGATAAAAACTACGAAGGGTGAGTTTGAGGTCGATGTCATAGTTAACGCCACGAACGCCTGGGGCAGTAGAATTAATTCGATGATAGGAAAGGACATCGTTCCGATAACTCCCTTTAAGCATCAACTGGTCAAAACAGAACCGCTGGAACGGGGTCAGATAGAGCCCTTAGTGTGCCCTCCGGCGTGGAATGATAGTTATGTAATCCAGGATGGTGAGGACGGTGGGGTTATATGTGGAACAGCGTTAGAGTATAAGAGCGATCCAGACGATGTTACTCCCACTTATGACTTCGTTAAGGAAGTTCTAAAATGGGCAGTCAAGATAATCCCAGCCCTTAGGCACGTTCATGTAGTTAGGCAGTGGGCCGGACATTACGCTAAAACTCCGGACAATAATCCCGCTATAGGTGAACTTGTTGAAGACTTTTACGTGGCTATAGGCTTCTCGGGCCATGGGTTCATGATGGCACCGGCCGTTGCCCAGGCTTTAGCGGAGAGGATAGTAAAAGGAAGAACGAAAGTCCCATTGGACTGGGAGTGGTACGACCCATACAGGTTTGAGAGGGGAGAATTAAGGACGTCGGCATTTCAGATAGGTTAA
- a CDS encoding adenylate kinase: MSFVVIITGIPGVGKSTITRLALQRTKAKFKLINFGDLMFEEAVKAGLVNHRDEMRKLPLEIQRDLQMKVAKKISEMARQQPILLDTHATIKTPHGYLLGLPYEVIKTLNPNFIVIIEATPSEILGRRLRDLKRDRDVETEEQIQRHQDLNRAAAIAYAMHSNALIKIIENHEDKGLEEAVNELVEILDLAVKEYA; the protein is encoded by the coding sequence ATGTCATTTGTCGTCATTATTACAGGTATCCCAGGAGTGGGTAAGAGTACGATTACGAGACTCGCCCTTCAAAGGACGAAAGCTAAGTTCAAGCTTATAAATTTTGGAGACCTTATGTTTGAAGAGGCCGTAAAGGCTGGTCTAGTTAACCATAGGGATGAGATGAGGAAGCTCCCTTTAGAGATACAGAGGGATCTTCAAATGAAAGTTGCAAAGAAGATATCCGAGATGGCTAGGCAACAACCAATTCTACTTGATACCCACGCAACGATAAAGACACCGCATGGATATTTATTGGGACTACCATATGAGGTTATAAAAACCCTAAACCCAAACTTCATAGTTATAATTGAAGCTACGCCTTCCGAAATCTTAGGAAGGAGGTTAAGAGATCTAAAAAGAGACAGAGATGTTGAGACGGAAGAGCAAATACAGAGGCACCAAGATTTAAATAGGGCAGCGGCAATAGCATATGCAATGCACTCAAATGCACTGATTAAGATAATCGAGAACCACGAAGATAAGGGGTTGGAAGAGGCGGTTAATGAGTTAGTTGAGATACTGGATTTGGCGGTGAAGGAGTATGCTTGA